A single window of Nicotiana sylvestris chromosome 3, ASM39365v2, whole genome shotgun sequence DNA harbors:
- the LOC104227140 gene encoding zinc finger protein SHOOT GRAVITROPISM 5-like translates to MLSNNPSSSSDPFTCSENGNNANRRKRRPAGTPDPDAEVVSLSPKTLLESDRYVCEICNQGFQRDQNLQMHRRRHKVPWKLLKRETPIVRKRVFVCPEPTCLHHDPCHALGDLVGIKKHFRRKHSNHKQWVCEKCSKGYAVQSDYKAHLKTCGTRGHSCDCGRVFSRVESFIEHQDACSMGRLRSESQSLHPSNCLSRTASSPSPSSDTNLSTTPWATTLLQNLSSSTATHHVNPNIIKNSTKQRHNLELQLLTTTTSSSSPFDVSVSSKPNEDHSTYNLQLSIGSSDFNERNESSENATALDALKLKDEAREQLKLAMAEKAYAEEARQQTKRQIELAEQEFANAKRIRQQAQVELDKANALKKQAIKQINSTLSQITCHSCKHKFQAPPSDENNSLTLSYISSALTEGHHEVGKNINETNHLKLSQQSVAAEAMKQ, encoded by the exons ATGTTAAGCAACAATCCATCTTCTTCATCCGACCCGTTTACTTGCTCAGAAAATGGAAACAATGctaatagaagaaaaagaagaccCGCAGGAACCCCAG ATCCGGATGCAGAAGTGGTATCGCTCTCACCAAAAACATTACTAGAATCAGATCGATACGTATGTGAGATCTGTAACCAAGGATTTCAAAGGGACCAAAACTTACAGATGCACAGAAGAAGGCATAAGGTGCCATGGAAATTGCTCAAAAGAGAAACCCCAATTGTTAGAAAGCGCGTTTTCGTATGCCCAGAACCCACTTGTCTACACCATGATCCTTGTCATGCTTTAGGAGATCTCGTCGGTATTAAAAAGCATTTCCGTAGAAAACACAGCAATCACAAGCAGTGGGTCTGTGAAAAATGCTCGAAAGGATATGCTGTTCAGTCTGATTACAAAGCTCATCTTAAAACTTGTGGTACTCGTGGTCATTCCTGTGATTGTGGTCGCGTTTTCTCAAG GGTGGAAAGCTTCATTGAACACCAAGATGCTTGTAGCATGGGAAGACTCCGATCAGAATCACAATCTTTACATCCATCTAATTGTCTTTCTCGTACAGCTTCAAGTCCTAGCCCCTCAAGTGACACAAATCTCAGCACAACACCTTGGGCTACTACTTTGCTCCAAAATCTGTCGTCATCCACAGCTACGCATCATGTTAATCCAAACATAATCAAGAATTCCACAAAGCAACGACACAATTTAGAGCTTCAGCTCTTGACTACCACTACATCATCATCTAGCCCGTTTGATGTCTCGGTATCGTCCAAACCAAACGAAGATCACTCAACTTATAATCTCCAACTCTCCATTGGTTCCTCAGATTTCAACGAGAGAAACGAGTCGTCAGAAAATGCTACGGCATTGGATGCTTTAAAGCTTAAAGATGAAGCGAGGGAGCAGTTAAAACTAGCGATGGCAGAAAAAGCATATGCTGAAGAAGCAAGGCAACAAACGAAGAGGCAAATTGAGTTAGCCGAGCAGGAATTTGCTAATGCTAAGAGAATTCGGCAACAAGCACAAGTGGAGTTAGATAAGGCTAATGCTTTGAAAAAACAAGCTATCAAGCAAATAAACTCTACTCTTTCGCAAATAACTTGCCATTCTTGCAAACACAAGTTTCAAGCTCCTCCTTCAGATGAGAATAATTCGTTAACGTTGAGTTATATTTCTTCGGCTTTAACAGAAGGACATCATGAAGTTGGCAAGAATATCAACGAAACCAATCATCTCAAACTTTCTCAAC AATCCGTAGCTGctgaagcaatgaaacagtga